A genomic window from Candidatus Zixiibacteriota bacterium includes:
- a CDS encoding RNA methyltransferase, translating to MSITKSQLKSIKALSTSKGRKQTGLFVAEGVRLIEEAVRHRIKPVQLYFAPSLLSERGKALVEEFGRKKITMFETSARELNSMSATQTPQGIIAAFSIPDCRLAQLYRPNYRKILWCENISDPGNLGTLARSALAFGFDPVILTGNSADPWSPKVVRASAGAIFGLHLTRETTDEALAFADRNKFAIVATGVKGKKLDYSLKKQFEKAKLILAVGSEADGLSEEVKRKAGLFVRIDHSGEVESLNAAVAGSILMNMLYEGTGAGQ from the coding sequence GTGTCAATTACAAAGAGTCAGCTTAAGAGCATCAAAGCCCTGTCCACCAGTAAAGGTCGAAAGCAGACCGGTCTTTTTGTCGCCGAGGGAGTACGGCTGATCGAGGAGGCCGTTCGCCACCGGATCAAGCCGGTCCAGCTTTACTTTGCGCCCTCGCTGTTGTCGGAGAGGGGCAAGGCCCTGGTCGAAGAGTTTGGCCGCAAGAAGATTACGATGTTTGAAACAAGCGCTCGCGAGCTGAATTCAATGTCCGCGACACAGACACCCCAGGGGATTATCGCTGCTTTTTCCATCCCGGATTGCCGTCTCGCACAACTTTACCGCCCCAACTATCGTAAAATACTATGGTGCGAAAATATATCCGACCCGGGTAATCTCGGCACACTGGCTCGTTCGGCGCTTGCTTTCGGTTTTGACCCGGTAATCCTGACCGGAAATTCAGCGGACCCCTGGTCGCCAAAGGTGGTGCGGGCTTCAGCGGGCGCCATTTTCGGACTTCACCTGACCAGGGAAACCACCGATGAAGCGCTCGCCTTTGCCGACCGCAACAAGTTCGCAATTGTAGCTACCGGAGTAAAAGGCAAAAAACTGGATTATTCCTTGAAAAAGCAGTTTGAAAAGGCCAAATTGATTCTGGCAGTTGGCAGCGAGGCCGACGGTTTATCCGAGGAAGTCAAGCGGAAAGCCGGCCTTTTCGTCAGAATAGACCACTCGGGCGAGGTTGAATCGCTGAACGCCGCCGTTGCCGGCTCGATTCTTATGAATATGTTGT